A single Populus alba chromosome 7, ASM523922v2, whole genome shotgun sequence DNA region contains:
- the LOC118033252 gene encoding uncharacterized protein yields MAGKPESEQKNKSNDENPDDKNGDLMSRSFGEGYATRSAEEGFGGIYGGNRSITEVETDVKVEESHPDDDETQGSGVEEKEKARFQTKAES; encoded by the exons ATGGCCGGCAAGCCGGAGAGTGAGCAAAAGAACAAGTCCAATGATGAGAACCCAGATGATAAAAATGG GGACCTGATGTCCCGTTCATTTGGAGAAGGGTATGCTACGAGGTCTGCTGAAGAAGGATTTGGTGGGATTTATGGCGGAAATCGATCAATCACAGAGGTTGAAACTGATGTGAAAGTCGAAGAGAGTCACCCAG ATGATGACGAGACTCAAGGGAGTGGAGTGGAGGAAAAGGAGAAAGCACGCTTCCAAACCAAAGCAGAGTCTTAA